The following proteins come from a genomic window of Shewanella halifaxensis HAW-EB4:
- a CDS encoding efflux RND transporter periplasmic adaptor subunit: MKRTKGRIIYGAILMLSGALLISGWSIGFSGSRHYIDATSVMTAKVQSGEFTQRIRGYGTLMSQNQRLITASSLAVVDEIKLHPGAEVSANSILLILKNPQLDSALQQAETNVHNSRTTKRKLMLEQQRELLDQASSLAEFKADAEIANLQVEAESPLAAEGIISAMDMRLSRLRAKQLNERLKLGQDKLGKLREVHAEHLLIQTEIIKQAESELATAQNRREQLVVRAGIEGVLQRLPIKLGQSVNVGDELALVGSLSPLIAEIKVPQMLIQLVRHGAKADIDTRSGIVSGQVIRVDPVVSQGAVRVDIQLLDEISSDIRPMQMVDAVIFGKSRAQVNYVDKPAGAIEDRSLAVFKLESAERAIKVQVQFGKAVGNSIEIISGLQANDKIIISALDIDTDITQLQLSQ; this comes from the coding sequence ATGAAAAGGACTAAAGGCCGTATTATCTACGGCGCAATTCTGATGTTGTCAGGGGCACTGCTTATCAGTGGCTGGAGTATCGGCTTTTCCGGTAGTCGTCACTATATCGATGCAACAAGCGTGATGACAGCTAAAGTGCAAAGTGGCGAGTTTACTCAGCGGATCAGAGGTTATGGCACGCTGATGTCACAAAACCAGCGACTCATTACCGCCAGCAGTTTGGCTGTGGTCGATGAAATAAAGCTCCATCCTGGGGCCGAAGTTAGCGCCAATAGCATCTTACTCATCTTAAAGAATCCCCAGCTCGATAGTGCGCTACAGCAAGCGGAAACCAATGTACATAACAGTCGTACGACCAAGCGAAAGCTGATGCTTGAGCAGCAGCGTGAACTGCTGGATCAAGCCTCTAGCTTGGCTGAGTTTAAGGCCGATGCCGAAATCGCTAACTTACAGGTGGAAGCCGAGTCGCCACTGGCGGCAGAGGGGATCATCTCTGCAATGGATATGCGGCTCAGTCGCTTGAGGGCAAAACAACTCAATGAACGCTTAAAGCTTGGCCAGGATAAACTGGGTAAGTTACGTGAGGTTCATGCCGAGCATCTGCTTATTCAAACAGAAATAATCAAGCAGGCAGAGTCAGAGCTCGCTACGGCGCAAAATCGACGAGAGCAACTTGTTGTGCGTGCAGGTATTGAGGGAGTGCTGCAACGCTTACCGATAAAGTTGGGGCAGAGCGTTAATGTGGGGGATGAGCTGGCTCTGGTGGGGAGCTTGTCGCCTCTGATCGCCGAGATTAAGGTGCCGCAGATGCTTATTCAGCTGGTCCGTCATGGTGCTAAGGCTGATATCGATACCCGCAGCGGTATTGTCAGTGGGCAGGTTATTCGAGTCGATCCCGTGGTCAGTCAAGGTGCAGTAAGAGTCGATATTCAACTGCTCGATGAGATATCGAGTGATATTCGACCCATGCAGATGGTTGATGCGGTGATCTTCGGTAAGAGTCGCGCCCAGGTCAATTATGTCGATAAGCCCGCAGGCGCTATCGAAGACAGATCCTTAGCGGTATTTAAGTTAGAAAGTGCTGAACGTGCTATCAAGGTGCAGGTGCAATTTGGCAAGGCGGTAGGTAACAGCATAGAGATCATCTCCGGCCTACAAGCTAACGATAAAATTATCATATCTGCATTGGATATAGACACAGATATTACCCAGCTGCAGCTGAGCCAATAA
- a CDS encoding ABC transporter permease: protein MIALSHMLTAAQRQFGRAKQYYLTVTLSLALTLSLVFSVFSILDVAYLQPLPYGEADELYYVEGTLNYQQQIVVGTNTQNLLTLQQQQNIFSDLAIYFSWSEYKLLDSPERPDVPVMLASHNLFEVLQLKPVLGRFFNVDETMGNKQPSAILSYQAWQQHFAADPSIIGKSVQLNQRRFTIIGVTPDNLVLPQRSDVAQAIWLPLDMDEQLDPKSFGGYGSAIKALGRLQTGVTPELASERLGEQMLAAAKLNTPELVKEYELSGRLQDFTAAMRGDSGKLIVMLVGGVSLLTLMALINLGNLQLARAVGRVQTVAISYAFGATRKQLFKDIFRHNGLLIGLASLFALLLTSFAFNMIGYLGEELLPRLDALSLNANMLLFAVLVTLVIAFVFSWIELKAIDESQLQSCLQASGKGTGKQLSKGVSHGLIGLQLLFAVLTLVASSQVLMASLNEALRQNHIISKDLWSMVVNYGAISDKEARVNLQRAVSEHLRAQSGVVSVSRASDTRVPDTFNIGPIYNEMGDNIANGRVTVMDDNQLPLFGMQIQGRFFSREDLQLEYKPVIINQRLAAKFDGDAIGQKVMKHDKVPMEIVGVVSNTDFPGSASYEADELFIPGNYSGYRVDTLVIKVKEDHAGFNQALMYAQLLKLDPRLDIMLLKSVDEHFANISRNQRFSAWLAGGISLVSLIMVLAGINGMISYMVRMRRYELGVRLAMGASQKLLLRSQLFELAKPMATAALFGFSISYFVIGYSRTQVDWRFALYWPELISSLALLLVFAVIVSFIPIWRILKTDPIKALRNE, encoded by the coding sequence ATGATAGCGTTGAGTCATATGTTGACTGCCGCCCAGCGCCAATTTGGGCGGGCTAAACAATATTACCTTACGGTCACCCTAAGTTTGGCACTTACCTTAAGTCTGGTATTTAGCGTATTTAGTATCTTAGATGTGGCCTATCTGCAGCCCTTGCCTTATGGCGAAGCCGATGAGTTGTATTATGTTGAGGGAACACTCAACTACCAGCAGCAAATCGTTGTAGGCACTAACACCCAAAACCTGTTGACTCTGCAGCAGCAACAGAACATATTTTCCGATCTCGCTATTTATTTTAGCTGGAGTGAATATAAGCTACTGGATTCTCCTGAACGGCCCGATGTTCCGGTAATGTTGGCCTCACATAATTTGTTTGAAGTGTTACAACTTAAGCCTGTATTAGGGCGTTTCTTTAATGTCGATGAGACGATGGGCAACAAGCAGCCATCGGCAATCTTAAGTTATCAGGCTTGGCAGCAACATTTTGCTGCAGATCCCAGCATCATAGGCAAAAGCGTACAGCTTAATCAGCGTCGCTTCACCATCATCGGCGTGACTCCCGATAACTTGGTTCTACCCCAGCGCAGTGATGTTGCTCAGGCTATCTGGCTGCCTCTGGATATGGATGAGCAGTTAGACCCCAAAAGCTTTGGTGGCTATGGCAGCGCAATAAAGGCGCTGGGTCGATTACAAACTGGAGTCACTCCAGAGCTTGCCAGTGAGCGCCTTGGCGAGCAGATGCTGGCGGCGGCCAAGTTAAATACGCCAGAGTTAGTTAAAGAGTATGAGCTTTCCGGCCGGTTACAAGACTTTACTGCCGCGATGCGCGGTGACAGTGGCAAATTGATTGTTATGTTGGTCGGTGGTGTGAGTTTGCTGACTCTAATGGCTTTGATTAACTTGGGTAATTTACAGTTAGCCAGGGCAGTGGGACGAGTACAAACCGTTGCTATCAGTTACGCCTTTGGTGCGACTCGTAAACAGCTATTTAAGGATATTTTTCGTCACAACGGTTTATTGATAGGCTTGGCTTCACTATTCGCACTGCTGCTCACTAGCTTTGCTTTCAACATGATAGGTTATCTGGGTGAAGAGCTATTGCCACGCCTTGATGCGCTCAGTTTAAATGCCAATATGTTGCTCTTCGCCGTGTTGGTGACTCTGGTCATCGCTTTTGTCTTTAGCTGGATAGAGCTTAAGGCCATCGATGAATCTCAACTGCAAAGCTGTTTGCAGGCCAGCGGCAAGGGCACGGGCAAGCAGTTATCCAAAGGCGTTAGCCATGGACTTATCGGCTTGCAATTATTGTTTGCTGTACTCACCTTGGTCGCATCGAGTCAGGTATTGATGGCAAGTTTGAACGAGGCATTAAGACAAAACCATATAATTAGTAAGGATCTTTGGTCCATGGTGGTCAATTACGGCGCCATATCGGACAAGGAGGCCAGAGTTAATTTGCAGCGCGCGGTGAGTGAGCATTTAAGGGCGCAGTCAGGCGTAGTAAGTGTGAGTCGCGCCAGTGATACCCGCGTTCCCGATACTTTTAATATAGGGCCTATCTATAATGAAATGGGCGATAATATTGCCAATGGTCGAGTCACGGTAATGGATGATAATCAGCTGCCGTTATTTGGTATGCAGATCCAGGGGCGTTTCTTTAGTCGTGAAGATCTGCAACTAGAATATAAGCCTGTCATTATTAATCAGCGGTTGGCGGCTAAATTTGATGGTGATGCCATTGGTCAGAAGGTGATGAAGCACGATAAGGTGCCAATGGAGATTGTCGGCGTAGTCAGTAATACCGATTTTCCTGGTAGTGCTAGCTATGAGGCAGATGAGCTATTTATACCAGGAAATTATTCCGGATATCGCGTCGATACTCTTGTCATTAAGGTTAAGGAAGATCATGCAGGTTTTAATCAAGCCCTGATGTATGCCCAGTTGCTTAAGCTAGATCCTAGGCTGGATATTATGTTACTCAAATCGGTGGATGAGCATTTTGCCAATATCAGTCGTAATCAGCGTTTCTCTGCCTGGCTTGCTGGCGGTATCTCCTTGGTGTCGCTTATCATGGTTCTAGCTGGTATCAATGGCATGATCAGCTATATGGTGAGGATGCGTCGTTATGAACTTGGAGTCAGGCTCGCGATGGGAGCGAGCCAAAAGCTGCTACTGCGCTCTCAACTATTCGAACTAGCTAAACCTATGGCTACGGCTGCGTTATTTGGTTTTTCTATCAGCTATTTTGTGATTGGTTATAGTCGTACCCAAGTCGACTGGCGTTTTGCCCTCTATTGGCCTGAATTGATCTCCAGCCTAGCGCTGTTACTGGTGTTCGCTGTTATTGTGAGCTTTATTCCTATTTGGCGAATCCTTAAGACTGATCCCATTAAGGCGCTGCGTAACGAATAA
- a CDS encoding TonB-dependent receptor: MSVGTSFKFSRLGLAIVAALASSSAFAEDTSAESTIVAEPNIERISVTGRSFNDYNVGSSSGAMRGDIDILDTPQSVTVIPDFVTDEQLATNLSEVLVNDSSVTGGSEKWNRQVFNIRGFELSSGSGFLINGQQQWSHYVQPIETLQQVEVLKGPSSMLYGQSGPGGLINMVTKKPTYETMLDIGFDTDENGSTRFQLDAGGSLNEAETIRYRTVLVKQDTTYWREYQDGSHQERDRWLGYLNLEFDITDDLLLSLKYDHTQDKTGIDRGGWLDSSGDLIGGRDIIWDQPWAFTDNTISNLGAELTYHLTDDWKVKAGYNDQQFNRQRLDSSPSLISGSEDPFTDGYYISPFDRYDDWQHKTGFVDFTGNFYTGDLEHQLLIGANMLDYYYGQLKESGEKKQVVMPGQPVPKPDLDYNRDVTKYESEYKHYGFYVQDLVTITDEWQVLAGVRYDEQKKEGAGSNSYAVSPKFGVIYSPADNGSIYVNYSKSFTPQGIVNNIDDVNDGKNLDPEYGEQYEIGTKWELFDGSLLLTGAVFDITVSNVTVTEEIEGSSQTITTQSGEQRHKGFEMGAQGQVSDSWFMTGSMMYLDAEYLRPETDSLNGKTPVDAPEWSANVWTRYEMTDDLAFNFGALYVGERFANTSNTISKDGYVRFDMGAAYTMDVMGSDVSVRVNVKNLFDTDYLAGGTNTDVTVGEGRHFSLALEAKF, from the coding sequence ATGTCTGTTGGGACGTCATTTAAGTTTTCACGTTTAGGCCTAGCAATCGTTGCTGCATTGGCTTCATCTTCTGCATTTGCCGAGGATACAAGTGCTGAATCCACTATTGTAGCCGAGCCAAATATCGAGCGCATCAGCGTTACCGGTCGTAGCTTTAATGATTATAATGTTGGTTCATCTTCAGGCGCGATGCGTGGTGATATCGACATCTTGGACACGCCTCAATCTGTCACTGTAATCCCTGACTTCGTTACCGATGAGCAGCTAGCGACTAACCTTTCGGAAGTTCTCGTTAATGACTCAAGCGTGACAGGTGGCTCTGAGAAGTGGAACCGCCAAGTATTCAACATTCGTGGTTTCGAACTCTCTTCAGGCTCAGGTTTCTTAATTAATGGTCAGCAGCAGTGGTCTCACTATGTACAGCCAATCGAAACGCTGCAGCAGGTTGAGGTATTAAAAGGCCCTTCGAGCATGCTTTATGGTCAGTCTGGTCCTGGTGGCTTGATCAACATGGTTACCAAGAAGCCTACCTATGAAACTATGTTAGATATTGGCTTCGATACCGATGAGAATGGCTCGACACGTTTCCAACTCGATGCCGGTGGCAGCCTCAACGAAGCCGAAACAATTCGTTACCGCACCGTGTTAGTTAAGCAAGACACTACCTACTGGAGAGAGTATCAAGATGGCAGCCATCAGGAGCGCGACCGTTGGTTAGGTTACCTAAACCTAGAGTTTGATATTACCGATGATCTACTGCTATCGCTTAAGTATGACCATACTCAAGACAAGACTGGTATAGATCGTGGTGGCTGGCTAGATAGCAGTGGTGACTTGATTGGTGGCCGTGACATCATCTGGGATCAGCCATGGGCATTTACCGATAACACTATCTCTAACCTAGGTGCCGAGCTAACTTATCACCTAACAGATGATTGGAAAGTTAAAGCGGGCTATAACGACCAGCAGTTTAACCGTCAGCGTTTAGACTCTTCTCCATCACTAATTAGTGGTTCTGAAGATCCATTTACAGATGGTTATTACATAAGCCCGTTTGACCGTTATGATGATTGGCAACACAAGACGGGTTTTGTTGATTTCACCGGTAACTTCTACACGGGTGATTTAGAGCATCAACTACTTATCGGCGCTAACATGCTCGATTATTACTATGGTCAGTTAAAAGAGTCTGGTGAAAAGAAACAAGTTGTGATGCCTGGACAGCCAGTACCTAAGCCAGATCTTGATTACAATCGTGATGTAACTAAGTACGAGAGTGAATACAAGCACTACGGCTTCTACGTTCAAGACCTAGTGACGATTACCGATGAGTGGCAAGTGCTTGCTGGTGTGCGTTACGACGAGCAGAAAAAAGAGGGAGCTGGTAGTAACAGCTATGCGGTCTCGCCTAAGTTTGGTGTGATCTACTCGCCTGCTGATAACGGTAGCATCTACGTTAACTACTCGAAGAGTTTTACTCCTCAAGGAATAGTGAACAACATTGATGACGTTAACGATGGTAAGAACCTAGATCCTGAGTACGGCGAGCAATATGAAATTGGCACCAAGTGGGAGCTGTTTGATGGCAGTCTACTATTAACCGGTGCGGTATTTGATATCACGGTATCAAATGTGACGGTAACCGAAGAGATTGAAGGTAGTAGCCAAACCATTACTACTCAGTCTGGTGAGCAGCGCCATAAAGGTTTCGAGATGGGCGCTCAAGGTCAGGTCAGCGATAGCTGGTTTATGACGGGCTCTATGATGTACCTAGATGCAGAGTATCTTCGTCCAGAAACCGATAGCCTAAACGGTAAGACACCTGTCGATGCGCCAGAGTGGTCGGCAAACGTTTGGACACGTTATGAGATGACCGATGATTTAGCATTCAACTTCGGCGCTCTCTATGTGGGTGAGCGTTTTGCCAATACGAGCAACACGATCAGTAAAGATGGTTATGTACGTTTCGATATGGGCGCCGCATACACTATGGACGTAATGGGTAGCGATGTGAGTGTTCGTGTAAACGTGAAGAATCTATTTGATACCGATTATCTGGCCGGTGGTACCAACACTGATGTGACTGTGGGTGAAGGCCGTCACTTTAGTCTAGCACTGGAAGCTAAGTTCTAA
- a CDS encoding ABC transporter ATP-binding protein: protein MKKEVLNIKQIYKSFAAGQVKTPVLNGVCFSVCEGEYVAISGPSGCGKSTLLNILGLLDTPDSGEYYIDGLLVSDMNANERAAVRSRRIGFVFQAFNLIDEESVLDNVALPLKYRGDNLKQRQRRALECLDKVGLSDKAALFPNQLSGGQQQRVSIARALAADSGIMLVDEPTGNLDSNNGDAVMALLSELNRQGTTICLVTHDPRYAQMADRQINLLDGKVVIETAVNIECVA from the coding sequence ATGAAAAAGGAAGTACTCAACATAAAGCAGATCTATAAGTCCTTTGCCGCCGGACAGGTGAAAACGCCAGTGCTCAATGGTGTCTGTTTTTCTGTTTGTGAGGGCGAGTATGTCGCTATATCTGGGCCATCGGGTTGCGGCAAATCGACGCTGCTTAATATCTTAGGGCTGCTCGATACCCCTGATAGCGGTGAATATTATATCGATGGTCTACTGGTCTCAGATATGAATGCCAATGAGCGCGCTGCAGTGCGCAGTCGTCGGATTGGTTTTGTATTCCAAGCGTTTAACTTAATCGATGAAGAGTCGGTGCTGGATAATGTTGCCCTGCCGCTTAAGTATCGTGGTGATAATCTTAAGCAACGCCAGCGAAGAGCGTTGGAGTGCTTAGACAAAGTGGGGCTGTCCGATAAGGCAGCGCTATTTCCTAATCAACTCTCTGGTGGTCAACAGCAAAGGGTGTCGATTGCTAGGGCCCTGGCGGCAGATTCAGGCATCATGTTGGTCGATGAGCCTACGGGAAACCTAGACTCGAACAATGGTGACGCCGTGATGGCGCTGCTAAGCGAGCTTAACCGTCAGGGAACCACCATTTGTCTGGTTACTCATGATCCCCGCTATGCTCAGATGGCAGATAGACAGATTAACTTACTCGATGGCAAGGTCGTTATCGAAACGGCTGTCAATATCGAGTGTGTCGCATGA
- the glmU gene encoding bifunctional UDP-N-acetylglucosamine diphosphorylase/glucosamine-1-phosphate N-acetyltransferase GlmU: MALNVVILAAGKGTRMRSDLPKVLHPIAHKSMVQHVIDTAHQVGSDAIQLVYGYGADKLQAKLGEQQLNWVLQAEQLGTGHAVAQANDNISDDDTVLILYGDVPLIQASTLEALLAAREDNGLAILTVNLPNPTGYGRIVREDGNVVGIVEQKDANAEQLAISEINTGIMATPGKQLKAWLGQLSSDNAQGEYYLTDIVAMAHKDGVAITTAQPESAVEVEGANNRVQLAQLERAYQARAAEKLMLEGANLRDPARIDIRGDVTVGMDVMIDINVVIEGKVTIGNNVTIGAGAILIDCEISDNAVIKPYSIIESAKVGVDASAGPFARLRPGAELKQDAHIGNFVEMKKAVLGKGSKAGHLAYIGDATIGAGVNIGAGTITCNYDGANKFQTIIEDNVFVGSDTQLVAPVTIGEGATLGAGSTITKDVAAGELVITRVKQRHLTGWARPVKQKK, encoded by the coding sequence ATGGCATTGAATGTAGTAATTTTGGCCGCAGGCAAGGGAACCCGCATGCGCTCAGATCTTCCAAAAGTTCTTCACCCTATCGCTCATAAGAGCATGGTTCAGCATGTAATTGATACTGCACATCAAGTGGGCAGTGATGCTATCCAGCTGGTTTATGGCTATGGCGCCGATAAGCTACAAGCAAAACTGGGTGAGCAGCAGCTAAATTGGGTACTACAAGCTGAGCAATTAGGCACTGGGCATGCGGTAGCGCAGGCTAATGATAATATTAGTGATGACGATACGGTGCTGATTCTTTATGGTGATGTGCCACTGATCCAAGCTTCTACACTTGAAGCTTTACTTGCTGCTCGAGAAGATAATGGTCTAGCTATTTTGACTGTTAACCTGCCTAATCCGACAGGCTATGGCCGTATAGTGCGAGAGGATGGAAACGTCGTTGGTATTGTTGAGCAGAAAGATGCCAATGCCGAGCAACTAGCTATCAGTGAGATCAATACTGGCATTATGGCGACGCCGGGTAAGCAACTAAAGGCTTGGTTAGGTCAATTATCATCAGACAATGCTCAAGGTGAATACTACCTTACTGATATCGTTGCCATGGCACACAAAGATGGTGTTGCCATTACTACTGCGCAGCCTGAATCCGCTGTGGAAGTTGAAGGTGCAAATAACCGCGTACAACTGGCGCAGCTTGAGCGTGCTTACCAAGCGCGAGCAGCTGAAAAGCTGATGCTTGAAGGGGCCAATCTGCGCGATCCTGCTCGTATCGACATTCGCGGTGACGTCACCGTGGGCATGGATGTGATGATCGACATTAACGTGGTTATCGAGGGTAAGGTGACTATCGGTAATAATGTCACTATTGGCGCGGGTGCCATCCTTATCGATTGCGAGATTAGCGACAACGCAGTGATAAAACCTTACTCGATTATCGAGAGTGCAAAGGTTGGTGTTGATGCCAGCGCAGGTCCTTTTGCACGCTTGCGTCCTGGCGCAGAGCTTAAACAAGACGCCCATATTGGCAACTTCGTTGAAATGAAAAAAGCGGTATTAGGTAAAGGCTCTAAAGCGGGACATTTGGCCTATATTGGCGATGCGACTATCGGTGCTGGGGTAAATATCGGTGCAGGTACTATTACCTGTAACTATGATGGTGCCAATAAGTTCCAAACGATTATTGAAGACAATGTATTTGTCGGCAGTGATACCCAGTTGGTTGCACCTGTGACTATTGGTGAAGGTGCTACTTTGGGGGCGGGTTCTACCATAACTAAAGATGTTGCGGCTGGTGAGTTGGTTATCACCCGCGTTAAACAGCGTCATTTGACTGGCTGGGCGCGACCCGTTAAGCAGAAAAAGTAA
- a CDS encoding DsrE/DsrF/TusD sulfur relay family protein, translating to MQHVLIIANDAPYGSEKLFNALRLAIQLNEQDYSPVRVSLFLLSDAVTAVLPNQKPVEGYNIQQMLEIVIAQKTQVKFCGSCMHARGLTELKVIEGCEMATMDDLAQWVLVADKTITF from the coding sequence ATGCAACACGTACTTATCATCGCTAATGACGCTCCTTATGGTTCAGAAAAGCTATTCAATGCGCTTCGTCTCGCCATACAGCTCAATGAGCAAGACTATTCACCAGTCAGAGTGAGCCTATTTTTGCTGTCTGATGCGGTAACGGCTGTTTTACCTAATCAAAAGCCAGTCGAAGGTTATAACATCCAGCAGATGCTAGAGATTGTTATTGCACAAAAAACACAGGTTAAGTTCTGTGGTTCCTGTATGCATGCTCGCGGCCTAACAGAGCTTAAAGTGATTGAAGGTTGTGAAATGGCTACCATGGATGATCTTGCTCAGTGGGTGCTGGTGGCTGATAAAACCATTACTTTTTAA
- a CDS encoding DeoR/GlpR family DNA-binding transcription regulator has product MNKRNTQQRRHSIISLLNQQGEVSVEELSLRFETSEVTIRKDLATLEKTGLLLRRYGGAVAVPDEVTQQFSAKIAPNKLSIAKAAAQLIKDHNRIIIDSGSTTSGLIGELNNKRGLLVMTNSLALANSIHELENEPTLLMTGGTWDPHSESFQGQIAEQVLRSYNFDQLFIGADGIDLERGTTTFNELTGLSKVMAEVSREVVVMLESEKLGRRIPNLELPWSKISVLVTDDKLPSEALETISNHGVRVILAPYAG; this is encoded by the coding sequence ATGAACAAACGAAACACTCAACAGCGACGTCACAGCATTATTAGCCTGCTAAATCAGCAAGGCGAGGTGAGTGTTGAAGAGCTATCTTTACGTTTCGAAACCTCTGAAGTCACTATTCGTAAAGACTTAGCCACCTTAGAGAAAACCGGCTTATTATTGCGCCGTTATGGCGGTGCAGTCGCTGTACCCGATGAGGTGACGCAGCAGTTTTCAGCCAAGATCGCACCTAACAAATTATCGATTGCTAAAGCCGCAGCTCAGCTGATTAAAGATCATAACCGTATCATTATCGACAGTGGCAGTACCACATCAGGTTTGATCGGCGAGCTTAATAATAAGCGTGGTTTATTGGTGATGACCAATTCACTCGCACTTGCTAACTCAATTCACGAGCTTGAAAACGAGCCGACGTTATTGATGACGGGTGGTACATGGGATCCGCACTCAGAATCTTTTCAAGGGCAGATAGCCGAACAGGTATTACGTTCATACAACTTCGATCAGCTGTTTATTGGTGCCGACGGTATCGATCTTGAGCGTGGTACCACAACCTTTAATGAGCTTACTGGCCTTAGTAAGGTGATGGCCGAGGTATCGCGAGAAGTGGTAGTGATGCTCGAGTCAGAAAAGCTGGGTCGACGCATTCCAAACCTTGAGCTGCCTTGGAGCAAGATCAGTGTGTTGGTAACTGACGATAAGTTACCGAGTGAAGCGCTAGAGACAATTTCTAATCATGGGGTGCGCGTCATTCTTGCACCTTATGCTGGGTAA
- the glmS gene encoding glutamine--fructose-6-phosphate transaminase (isomerizing), with translation MCGIVGAVAQRDVAEILVEGLRRLEYRGYDSAGVAVLNNGELNRTRRVGKVQELSAALDVAPLAGGTGIAHTRWATHGEPSERNAHPHLSEGDIAVVHNGIIENHNKLREMLKGLGYTFTSDTDTEVICHLVHHELKTHDTLLAAVQATVKQLEGAYGTVVIDRTDSERMIVARSGSPLVIGYGLGENFVASDQLALLPVTRSFSFLEEGDVAEVTRRAVSIFDVDGNAVDREVKESEVTHDAGDKGEYRHYMLKEIYEQPAAIARTLEGRIAGGKVLDTAFGENAAEFLKEIKHVQIIACGTSYHAGMAARYWLEDWAGVSCNVEIASEFRYRKSHLFPNSLLVTISQSGETADTLAAMRLAKEMGYKATLTICNAPGSSLVRESDMAYMMKAGAEIGVASTKAFTVQLAGLLMLTTAIGRYNGMSDEMQAAITQSLQSMPAKVEQALGLDDAIAELAEDFADKHNALFLGRGDQYPIAMEGALKLKEISYIHAEAYASGELKHGPLALIDADMPVIVVAPNNELLEKLKSNVEEVRARGGLMYVFADKDAEFESDDTMKVIPVPHCDEFMAPLIYTIPLQLLSYHVALIKGTDVDQPRNLAKSVTVE, from the coding sequence ATGTGTGGAATCGTAGGCGCTGTAGCGCAAAGAGATGTAGCTGAAATCTTGGTTGAAGGCCTAAGACGTCTAGAATACCGTGGTTATGACTCAGCCGGTGTTGCAGTACTCAATAACGGTGAGTTAAATAGAACTCGTCGCGTGGGTAAGGTGCAAGAGTTATCGGCTGCACTCGATGTTGCACCTCTTGCTGGTGGCACGGGTATCGCGCACACACGTTGGGCAACCCATGGTGAGCCAAGCGAGCGTAATGCGCACCCGCATCTGTCTGAAGGCGATATCGCCGTTGTTCACAACGGGATTATCGAAAACCACAATAAGCTACGTGAGATGCTAAAAGGCTTAGGTTATACCTTCACATCCGACACTGATACCGAAGTGATCTGTCATTTAGTGCATCATGAGCTGAAGACTCACGACACGCTACTTGCGGCAGTTCAAGCAACGGTTAAGCAGCTAGAAGGCGCCTATGGCACAGTGGTTATCGACCGTACAGACAGCGAGCGCATGATTGTGGCTCGCTCTGGCAGCCCACTGGTTATCGGTTATGGTTTAGGTGAAAACTTTGTTGCCTCCGATCAGCTAGCACTGCTTCCGGTGACTCGCTCTTTCTCTTTTTTAGAAGAGGGTGATGTTGCTGAAGTGACTCGTCGGGCTGTGAGCATTTTTGACGTCGATGGCAATGCAGTCGATCGTGAAGTAAAAGAGTCGGAAGTGACTCATGATGCTGGTGATAAAGGTGAATACCGTCACTATATGCTTAAAGAGATCTACGAGCAGCCAGCGGCAATCGCTCGTACGCTTGAAGGTCGTATCGCTGGTGGCAAAGTGTTGGATACCGCCTTTGGTGAAAATGCCGCAGAATTCTTAAAAGAGATTAAGCACGTACAGATCATCGCTTGTGGTACCAGTTATCATGCCGGTATGGCTGCGCGTTACTGGTTAGAAGATTGGGCTGGTGTTTCTTGTAACGTCGAAATCGCATCTGAGTTCCGTTACCGTAAATCGCATCTATTCCCAAATAGCTTATTAGTGACAATTTCACAGTCTGGCGAGACTGCCGATACCTTGGCGGCAATGCGTTTAGCGAAAGAGATGGGCTACAAGGCAACGCTAACAATCTGTAACGCTCCCGGTTCATCACTGGTTCGCGAATCAGATATGGCATACATGATGAAAGCGGGCGCCGAGATTGGTGTTGCATCAACTAAAGCCTTTACTGTGCAGTTAGCTGGTCTATTGATGCTGACAACAGCAATTGGTCGTTACAACGGTATGTCTGACGAGATGCAAGCGGCGATTACTCAGAGCCTACAGTCTATGCCTGCTAAGGTAGAGCAAGCGCTAGGACTTGATGATGCTATTGCTGAACTTGCAGAAGACTTTGCCGACAAGCACAATGCGTTGTTTTTAGGCCGTGGCGACCAATACCCAATTGCGATGGAAGGGGCGTTAAAGCTTAAAGAGATCTCTTATATCCACGCAGAGGCTTATGCTTCTGGTGAACTTAAGCATGGTCCATTGGCACTGATTGATGCCGATATGCCTGTTATTGTTGTCGCGCCAAACAATGAGCTGTTAGAGAAGCTAAAGTCTAACGTCGAAGAGGTGCGTGCTCGTGGTGGCTTGATGTATGTGTTTGCCGATAAGGATGCTGAGTTTGAGTCGGATGACACCATGAAGGTGATCCCGGTTCCGCATTGTGATGAGTTTATGGCACCGCTAATTTACACCATTCCATTGCAGTTGCTTTCTTACCACGTTGCCTTGATTAAGGGGACCGATGTGGATCAGCCGCGTAACTTGGCTAAATCAGTTACTGTTGAATAA